A stretch of DNA from Cryptomeria japonica chromosome 4, Sugi_1.0, whole genome shotgun sequence:
AcattgtttaataatttttttttcaatttaatatttccaagaattaacAAAAGATCAACATATACAATTATTTATAAAAAGAAAACACCAGAAAGCCCCAAATACTGAGACTGGTAAAATTCAATCATTCTTCCACCTCCAATCTACCAAGCATAGCAAAGATCtcatttaaaattgaattttgataccaTATGTTTGGGATTTAAAAGAAATCTAATTGTAAACAGCCAACtcccaaattttaattttaaaacaacCTGAGCAACCAAAATTTAAACTTGAGGTTGGAAAAGAAGACAAAGAGGGTTTGGATTGGAGATATAATTACAACTCTTTCATTTTCCCTaaatagatgagatttttaatcttcacaaacaaaTTTCTACAAAATCAAAACAAATTCTTTTAAACAAAGAAGCCAACGAAATAAACTAGAGACCTACCTGATTCAACAATCCTGGAAAAGAttctgatgaagagcccaacctgcaagctcaagaaatcctCTCTTctgcaaaatccccaaattttcattccccaaaatatttttttcaaaaatactcTCCAAAATAATCCTCCCAATATTTTtcgaaaacctaggttaaatgggaaaagtttgaccaaatattcatttttggatttaaaatattttcatttaaaataaaatcccaaaaatcattctttcaaactatatcaaatatatattaaacttgtttttctaattaaaattgattttcttaaataattgaaatcaacctttctatttccaaaatgacaaagagattaaattaattctatttcaaataaatttaatctttcctttcaaaagaacataaactgaataaattcatcattaagattaaccatttaatcgaacttgctaccaacttgaattgagcaattccaATTAATGATTATTCGCATAAAAGGGAGCCTATTTAGTTTAGTCCCTAAACTACTAATGTGTAAACAcatattaaatcaaattaaatactaaagattaaatactcaatttaactacacacaaaacacgcaacccaagaaagtcaaacaAACAGACGACCtccatacccaaccaaaggggatatTGACGGACGACTGATGacgctcactggagcacgactagggtcaaatGGGGGTCTTACGATGACCTAATCCAattctctaaggaccaaagaggtacactcaaacctgcaaatctaggtgGAGACAAACCTCGTACCTATATGGTACTATgcctgcaatctcttgcaaccaagagtcatacatgcataggtatatatataatgaaagtgttagcccgaaaTTAATAATACGAATCAAgtgaacaaataaacttacataagattTGATGCGAAAAATacattaacaggtacacacaataatcataacatTTGagtataacattataacatggtaaactaaccagggtcaaaccgagattagaatttgattagggcaagggtactacattTCAAACCAGCAAAAAACTCTAGTGAGGTTATGCGTAGAATGAAATTGGGGTGGGATTCATAGCTTTCAACTGATCGACAAGGAAGATCACATATATTAGCCAACTGCCATCTCCATGAGGACTAGGGGTTGGCATTATGTAGCCTCGAGAGAAAGGTAAATAATAGCTTGCTAAAATGGGTTTCCCCCATCCATGATCAATCTCATACAAGCGAAAACGCAGCCCAGAAGACACCACAAATATTGGTTCATCTTCTTTTACAAAATCCCTAGGAATCACAATTGATGGCTTGGACATCTCTACCAAATCTACTAAACTTTGAAAATACTATTCATTTACTGCCCTATTTATTGCATCATGAATTAGCTTTGCAACCCAACTATGTGGTTCCTCCTTGATGGTACCTGCATTAGCTGTAGCAAAAGTTGTCGATAGAACATTTCCAAAGTAGTTAGCGGGCATTCCCATCTTCTTTAGATGAGAGCGACCATCTATAGCAATGCGTATATTACAATTTATTGTGTCCTTTATCTCTTGGCATTGTattaacaatttccaaaaataagcAGAAAAAAATTCTAATTTGCTAATATAATTGTTGCCATGTTTTTTTGCACGGTGTTGGAGCTTTTCTATATCTTTGGCACCAAGATAATAGATTCTACTGGCTTTGCGAGGCTCAGGGATCTGTTTGATGGGTTGTTGTAAAGACTGCAGTTTTATATACATTTTGTCAATTTCTGAATAACAATTTGGAGGATCTCTAGGGACTAGAATGTAGCGCGTAAAGCTTGTTATGGACTTGATTGTTTCGTTTCTGAAAAACATTTTGGCAGAGAATGCATCTGTAACCCTGTGATCGAATGTACAACCCACAACTATCCCAACACAGCTAAACTCTGTTACCTGTAATTATAGCACATATATGATGGTTAAATTTCTAATTTATTTGGTAGTTTGAGAAATGATAAAAGTAAGAGATAGAATATTAAGATTAAATGCTGTCAATGATATTGATATAAAACTTAATGAAAATGTTAAACTTTGAAAGATTAAACCATAAGACtatcaaaacaaaatgaagaaGACTATTTAGTGtgtaaagaacttgaagaaaccccaagaaaattttgttagtaaAATCTTATACGAGCAATAAGGATGGATGATATTAAATTGGTTTCGCTATCAGAAACCATGATTATTGCATTTAACAGCTGAAACCACAGGAATATATATTTTTTGCATTTCAAAGTCTAACTTAATAAAAAAATttggaaataaattaaaaaatacaaacaaagcTCACTAGATCCATGCATTAGATAAAGTCATTTTCTAATATGAAAAATAAAGTAGAAATTAAGGTAGTATAGATTTAATGTTATAGATAAAGTCATTTGTTGTTAGTAGAGAGTTTCCAAATCAGCATCTTCACTTATATTCAGAGTGGTGATCAGTTTACAAAATCAATTTCACTAGATGTGGTAGTTAGTCGAATGCCCCCTCAAATTAAACTTGAGAAAATTCAAACTGACTCTAAtatcaaatataaattttctattaCACCAATACTGTAACTGTTAGTGAGCttcaaaatcaattgccaaaacTGTTGTGCGTAATTCAACAGACAGGAAAGTGGTGGTGTGGAATTCATGATAGGATGTATCACATAGATAAAAAAATAACTAAGTTATAAGGCATGACACATAAATTGAAAGAAGTCATCATAAAATCGAAAGAGCCAAACAAGTTGCTTAAAATTTTTATGCATATGGTATAATGATT
This window harbors:
- the LOC131028131 gene encoding coniferyl alcohol acyltransferase-like is translated as MAVFRNYDVEVVEGEIVLPALPIQHRSSFQEHVLPFSNIDLTIPAFGVHVLFYYEKPSEISITSVVSNLKISLSKAFVSFDAFAGRLVSNGVGDTELVCNNKGVDAFAGRLVTSLAQVEFYNRIVAVADTLVTEFSCVGIVVGCTFDHRVTDAFSAKMFFRNETIKSITSFTRYILVPRDPPNCYSEIDKMYIKLQSLQQPIKQIPEPRKASRIYYLGAKDIEKLQHRAKKHGNNYISKLEFFSAYFWKLLIQCQEIKDTINCNIRIAIDGRSHLKKMGMPANYFGNVLSTTFATANAGTIKEEPHSWVAKLIHDAINRAVNE